The proteins below come from a single Metarhizium brunneum chromosome 1, complete sequence genomic window:
- the hhfA_0 gene encoding Histone H4.1, producing MTGRGKGGKGLGKGGAKRHRKILRDNIQGITKPAIRRLARRGGVKRISAMIYEETRTVLKTFLEGVIRDAVTYTEHAKRKTVTSLDVVYALKRQGRTLYGFGG from the exons ATGACTGGAC gcggcaagggcggcaaaggcctcgGCAAGGGTGGTGCCAAGCGTCACCGCAAGATTCTTCGTGACAACATCCAAGGCATTACCAAGCCCGCCATCCGACGTCTTGCccgccgtggtggtgtcaAGCGTATCTCTGCCATGATATACGAAGAGACGCGCACCGTCCTTAAGACCTTCCTGGAAGGCGTCATCAGGGACGCCGTCACATACACCGAACACGCCAAGAGGAAGACGGTTACATCACTGGACGTCGTGTATGCTCTGAAGAGACAGGGTCGTACACTATACGGTTTCGGCGGTTAA